In Humulus lupulus chromosome 7, drHumLupu1.1, whole genome shotgun sequence, the following are encoded in one genomic region:
- the LOC133789189 gene encoding F-box/LRR-repeat protein At3g26922-like, which yields MGDDGRISKLPDAVIIHILSFLPTEDVVRTCLLSKRWKLLWYSVPTLFFSNHTTNDVEKFYNYVDNCLEHRNKAFIVDSVITSFKLKMFDCYHGSKAGLLDKWLAFAVENKIKEIYLSIGQEQVSDSNFIDYYCLPKILDNARYLTILELNGVKLDTSYSFSFPFLKTLSLEDVWQSHTAEEDGVVRFLLGCPSLEKLRLHDYVFLRTNVRFQLQSLSLKFMELISENYDYDVQIQVDAINLESLVVESISLDQINLSSCKKIRNLTLSNVYCMNNNHPSSLEVLMSNIPLIENLTLSICNPLKSEHLKIPSQYLKSFCFDNCTPSCGQGVMKVVTLESAPNLAYFCYVGNINFSISMESSSGSLNGEFIILEGQRDYDTKWYTDMMNFLVNLKCSWNIVTLHVSTYKALIWPENLKNICRYPLLNWKHLRVITNCCNPCKPENESDLKDALMWISPSLETLSINEKVIF from the exons ATGGGTGATGATGGCAGAATTTCGAAACTTCCTGATGCAGTGATCATTCATATCCTGTCGTTTCTACCCACTGAAGATGTGGTTCGGACATGCCTTCTTTCAAAGCGTTGGAAACTCCTATGGTATTCAGTCCCTACACTCTTTTTCTCCAATCATACTACCAATGATGTTGAAAAGTTTTATAATTATGTGGATAATTGTTTGGAGCACCGCAACAAAGCTTTTATAGTTGATTCAGTCATAACTAGTTTTAAGCTTAAGATGTTTGATTGCTATCATGGAAGTAAGGCTGGCCTCCTAGATAAATGGTTAGCTTTTGCAGTTGAGAATAAGATTAAGGAAATATATCTTAGCATAGGCCAAGAGCAAGTTAGTGACAGTAATTTCATTGACTACTACTGCTTACCTAAAATACTAGACAATGCAAGATATTTGACTATTTTGGAGCTGAATGGGGTAAAGCTGGATACTTCTTATTCATTCAGTTTTCCATTTTTAAAAACTTTGTCATTGGAAGATGTTTGGCAATCACATACTGCAGAGGAGGATGGGGTAGTTAGATTTTTGTTGGGTTGCCCTTCTCTTGAGAAATTGCGGTTACATGACTATGTTTTTTTACGTACTAATGTTCGGTTCCAGTTACAAAGTTTAAGCCTCAAGTTCATGGAACTTATATCTGAAAACTATGATTATGATGTACAAATTCAAGTTGATGCcataaatcttgaatctttggtAGTGGAAAGCATTTCCTTGGACCAAATAAATCTCTCTTCTTGCAAGAAGATTAGAAATTTGACATTATCTAATGTTTACTGTATGAACAACAATCATCCGTCATCATTGGAAGTTCTCATGTCAAATATTCCTCTTATTGAGAATTTAACTTTGAGCATCTGCAATCCATTGAAGTCGGAGCACCTTAAAATCCCGAGCCAATACTTGAAAAGTTTCTGTTTTGATAATTGTACACCCTCCTGTGGTCAAGGAGTGATGAAGGTCGTTACACTTGAATCTGCTCCAAACTTAGCATACTTTTGTTATGTAGGTAATATCAATTTTAGCATATCAATGGAGTCATCATCCGGTTCTTTAAATGGAGAATTTATAATTCTTGAGGGACAGAGAGACTATGACACAAAATGGTATACCGATATGATGAATTTTCTTGTGAATCTCAAATGTTCTTGGAATATTGTGACCTTGCATGTTAGCACATATAAG gCTCTCATCTGGCCAGAAAACTTGAAGAACATATGTCGTTATCCCTTGCTTAATTGGAAGCATCTCAGAGTGATTACTAACTGTTGTAATCCTTGTAAGCCTGAGAATGAGTCAGACTTGAAGGATGCTTTGATGTGGATTTCACCTTCTTTGGAAACATTATCTATTAATGAAAAGGTCATATTTTAG
- the LOC133789184 gene encoding G-type lectin S-receptor-like serine/threonine-protein kinase At4g27290 gives MGFFSFLVTCVVLRLFLSVTTFAVVDTIRPSEFMGDNTTLVSIEGGFELGFFTPGNSKNRFLGIWYKNISVQTVVWVANRCEPIINDSSGTLTIDDSGNVVLFSGQKNKRVVVWSTRSLKQARKPLVQLLDNGNLVLRDEEDENTTNYLWQSFDYPTDTIMPGMKLGLDLRRGLNRRLSAWKSFDDPCDGDFTFGIELDEQHRTYPQLITRKGSVKFYRTGPWNGIGFSGTPNLTVDPLFDHRFVYNDDEIYYIYNIKHRSVISRIVMNQTTSVREHTIWIEADKVWRRYGSAPRDDDECDKYGICGANSECVTMNDPICKCLKGFKPKNQDSWNAVYWSEGCVRKSPLSCHDQVRDEFVRVSRLKLPDTQFTWVNRSMNLGECKAECLSNCSCMAYTNSDIRGNGSGCLIWFGDLFDIGQFYYGQQDLYIRMSVSEIARTDRKAKVERAMLVIAILLVGLAGVLVLIGFYIRRRRHINDRNVIISTTTNNFSERNQSEDEDLELPLFDLHTISTATNNFSERNKLGEGGFGPVYKGVLEGGQEIAVKRLSMWSGQGISEIKNEIKLIAKLQHRNLVKVIGYCIHSEEKLLIYEYMPNKSLDYFIFDERQSMLLEWSKRFQIVNGIAKGILYLHHDSRLRIIHRDLKASNVLLDKEMNPKISDFGLARSFGGDQMEGNTNKVVGTYGYMAPEYAFNGLFSTKSDVFSFGVLMLEIVSGKKSKSFDDENSGLNLIGLAWTLMNEGNAFKLIDKCLLRDPYNNMEEALRCIHIGLLCVQQKPIDRPDMSSVILMLSGERVLPQPKLAGYFINTYLWERDQFFSAKSPSCNTSITAVEAR, from the exons ATGGGATTCTTTTCTTTTCTGGTAACCTGTGTTGTTTTGAGACTTTTTCTATCTGTAACAACTTTTGCTGTGGTTGACACAATTAGACCTTCAGAATTTATGGGAGATAACACAACTTTGGTGTCCATTGAAGGAGGGTTTGAACTGGGATTCTTTACTCCAGGCAATTCAAAGAATCGTTTCCTGGGAATTTGGTATAAGAACATCTCAGTTCAAACTGTTGTTTGGGTCGCGAATCGGTGTGAACCAATAATCAACGATTCATCTGGCACATTGACTATAGACGACTcaggaaatgttgtgttattttctggACAGAAGAACAAGAGAGTCGTAGTTTGGTCTACGAGGTCGTTGAAACAAGCCCGGAAACCACTGGTTCAGCTCTTGGATAATGGTAACTTGGTTCTGAGAGATGAGGAAGATGAGAACACAACGAACTATTTGTGGCAAAGCTTTGATTATCCTACTGATACGATCATGCCCGGAATGAAATTGGGATTGGACTTGAGGAGAGGTCTCAATCGGCGTTTATCGGCATGGAAGAGTTTCGATGACCCCTGTGATGGAGACTTCACTTTTGGGATTGAGCTTGATGAACAACACCGTACATACCCTCAACTAATCACCCGTAAAGGGTCTGTAAAATTCTATCGAACCGGGCCATGGAACGGCATAGGTTTCAGCGGAACTCCTAACTTGACTGTGGACCCACTTTTCGACCACAGGTTTGTGTACAACGACGATGAAATTTACTACATTTACAACATCAAACACAGGTCAGTAATCTCAAGAATTGTCATGAATCAAACAACCAGTGTTCGTGAACACACGATATGGATAGAAGCAGACAAAGTTTGGAGGCGTTATGGTTCGGCTCCAAGGGACGATGACGAGTGCGATAAGTATGGCATCTGTGGAGCTAATTCAGAATGTGTCACGATGAATGATCCAATCTGCAAATGTTTGAAAGGTTTTAAGCCAAAGAATCAAGATAGTTGGAACGCTGTGTACTGGTCTGAAGGGTGTGTGAGAAAGAGTCCTCTGAGCTGCCATGATCAAGTGAGAGATGAGTTCGTTAGAGTATCTCGATTGAAACTGCCAGATACTCAGTTTACATGGGTGAACAGGAGTATGAATCTAGGGGAATGCAAGGCTGAATGCTTGAGCAACTGCTCTTGTATGGCTTATACAAACTCAGATATCAGAGGAAATGGCAGTGGCTGCCTCATCTGGTTCGGAGATCTGTTTGATATTGGACAGTTTTATTACGGTCAGCAAGATTTGTACATTCGAATGTCAGTTTCAGAAATAG CAAGGACTGATCGTAAGGCTAAGGTGGAGAGAGCAATGCTAGTGATAGCTATCCTGCTCGTTGGATTAGCTGGTGTGTTGGTTTTGATTGGCTTTTACATTCGCAGGAGGAGACACATTAATG ACAGAAATGTAATTATTAGTACTACCACTAATAATTTTTCTGAGAGAAACCAAAGCGAAGATGAAGACTTGGAGCTTCCATTGTTCGATCTACATACTATTAGCACTGCCACTAATAATTTTTCTGAAAGAAACAAGCTTGGAGAGGGTGGTTTTGGACCTGTATACAAA GGTGTGCTAGAAGGAGGACAAGAAATTGCTGTGAAGAGGCTATCAATGTGGTCTGGACAAGGAATTAGTGAAATCAAAAATGAAATTAAACTAATTGCTAAGCTTCAACATCGGAATTTGGTAAAAGTAATTGGTTATTGCATTCATAGTGAAGAGAAGCTATTGATTTATGAGTACATGCCCAACAAAAGCCTTGACTATTTCATATTTG ATGAAAGGCAAAGCATGTTGTTGGAATGGTCTAAGCGTTTCCAAATTGTAAATGGAATTGCTAAAGGGATTCTCTATCTACATCACGATTCTAGGTTGAGAATTATACATCGAGATCTGAAAGCTAGTAATGTGTTACTTGATAAAGAGATGAATCCTAAAATTTCAGATTTTGGCTTAGCTAGAAGTTTTGGTGGAGATCAAATGGAAGGAAACACAAACAAAGTAGTAGGAACTTA TGGTTATATGGCGCCGGAATATGCTTTCAATGGCTTATTCTCAACAAAATCTGATGTATTTAGCTTTGGCGTATTGATGCTAGAGATAGTAAGTGGAAAGAAAAGCAAAAGCTTTGACGATGAAAATAGCGGTCTTAATCTTATTGGATTG GCATGGACTTTGATGAATGAAGGCAATGCATTTAAGCTTATTGACAAGTGCTTGTTAAGAGATCCATACAACAACATGGAAGAAGCATTGCGCTGCATCCACATTGGTCTCTTATGTGTGCAACAAAAGCCTATTGATAGGCCTGATATGTCTTCTGTTATTCTAATGTTGAGTGGTGAGAGAGTGTTGCCTCAGCCCAAGCTAGCAGGCTATTTTATTAACACATATTTGTGGGAAAGAGATCAGTTCTTCTCTGCTAAGTCCCCATCATGCAATACTAGCATAACAGCTGTCGAGGCACGATGA